A genomic stretch from Candidatus Kapaibacterium thiocyanatum includes:
- a CDS encoding 1-deoxy-D-xylulose-5-phosphate reductoisomerase yields MSGSPRTITILGSTGSIGSQTLDILTRRGDDFRLNFITCNTRVDDLIAQVRRHEPRGVAIRDEEAWRSFRMQCPEFRGPVLLGEEGLCEAAAHSDNDIVMSAMVGFSGVVPTMAAIRTGVVIGLANKETLVSAGDVMTAAAREHGATLIAVDSEHSAILQCMAGERIADIEKFIITASGGPFRTFTHEQLADVTAEQALRHPNWTMGAKITIDSATLMNKGFEVIEARWLFDLAPEHIDVVIHPQSIIHSMVQFVDGSVKAQMGLPTMLVPIQYALTYPVRMPLDIPRMDLAAMSTLTFERPDVDRFPCLRIAYDVLKEGGTAACVANAANEIAVAAFLEGRCSFTGIASLIERTLADMESVAHPSLDDVVAVDAEARRRARIFLNI; encoded by the coding sequence ATGTCCGGCTCTCCCCGCACCATCACCATCCTCGGGTCTACGGGATCGATCGGCTCGCAAACGCTCGATATCCTCACCCGTCGTGGTGACGACTTCCGACTGAACTTCATCACCTGCAATACCAGGGTCGACGATCTGATCGCCCAGGTGCGCCGCCACGAACCACGTGGCGTCGCCATCCGCGACGAAGAGGCCTGGCGCAGCTTCCGTATGCAGTGTCCGGAATTCAGGGGTCCCGTCCTCCTCGGCGAGGAAGGACTGTGCGAAGCCGCCGCCCATTCCGATAACGACATCGTCATGAGCGCCATGGTCGGTTTCAGTGGTGTCGTGCCGACGATGGCCGCCATCCGCACGGGCGTGGTGATAGGCCTGGCCAACAAGGAAACGCTCGTGAGTGCCGGCGACGTGATGACGGCCGCGGCGCGTGAACACGGAGCCACGCTCATCGCCGTGGACAGCGAACACAGTGCCATCCTGCAATGCATGGCCGGCGAGCGTATCGCCGACATCGAGAAATTCATCATCACGGCGTCGGGAGGACCATTCCGGACCTTCACGCACGAGCAGCTCGCAGACGTCACGGCGGAGCAGGCCCTGCGACATCCCAACTGGACGATGGGAGCGAAGATCACGATCGATTCGGCGACGCTCATGAACAAGGGCTTCGAGGTGATCGAAGCGCGATGGCTGTTCGATCTGGCTCCGGAGCACATCGACGTCGTCATCCATCCCCAATCCATCATCCACAGCATGGTGCAGTTCGTCGATGGCAGCGTCAAGGCGCAGATGGGACTGCCCACCATGCTCGTACCCATCCAGTACGCCCTGACCTATCCCGTACGGATGCCGCTCGACATTCCACGCATGGATCTCGCCGCGATGTCCACGCTGACGTTCGAACGTCCGGACGTCGACAGATTCCCGTGCCTCAGGATCGCCTACGACGTCCTGAAGGAAGGGGGAACGGCAGCCTGCGTAGCCAACGCCGCGAACGAGATCGCCGTGGCGGCCTTCCTCGAAGGGCGCTGCAGCTTCACCGGAATAGCGTCGTTGATCGAGCGTACGCTGGCGGACATGGAAAGCGTGGCTCATCCGTCATTGGATGACGTCGTCGCCGTCGATGCCGAAGCCCGCCGCCGGGCCCGTATCTTCCTGAACATCTGA
- a CDS encoding RIP metalloprotease RseP: protein MELLQTVLSFLVVIGVLVFVHELGHFLTAKWTGMRADVFALGMGRRLFGWNWKTGFTFGPIPEDLDLEGRTDYRLCLLPVGGYVKIVGMIDESFDTEFVDKAPQPYEFRVKKNWQKALVLVAGVVMNILFAIAVFWAIPMFNGREEHVVSRLSYVEPGSVAQRAGLQAGDQIVRVDGKSVSTWEEIGESFGLIASTGLSGSTGDHVVDIRRGSEERAVRIPGRDVVRAMAAGQGLGMNPEGMRVSLAGVVTLAPAGKAGLQAGDIILAADSMAVRTTPQLQKYVRAHAGRSLVLHVERKGTTLPVPLTVSEDSTIGVELAQSYVGETRTTTYGPLTSLSMAIGEVGGTISMIGASVTHVFRGDVSVKQSFGGPIRIAQMASRSSELGAEAFFRFMALISISLAVMNLLPLPGLDGGHLVFVGIESIIRREIPTNVKMRFQQVGVALLLGLMVFVIYLDITR, encoded by the coding sequence ATGGAACTTCTACAGACTGTCCTTTCCTTCCTCGTCGTGATCGGCGTACTGGTCTTCGTACATGAGCTCGGACATTTCCTGACCGCCAAATGGACCGGAATGCGTGCCGACGTCTTCGCGCTCGGCATGGGCCGTCGTCTGTTCGGATGGAACTGGAAGACGGGCTTCACGTTCGGTCCCATTCCGGAAGACCTCGATCTCGAGGGGCGGACCGATTATCGTCTGTGCCTGCTGCCGGTCGGGGGCTATGTGAAGATCGTGGGAATGATCGACGAAAGCTTCGATACGGAGTTCGTCGACAAAGCTCCGCAGCCATACGAGTTTCGCGTCAAGAAGAACTGGCAAAAGGCCCTGGTTCTCGTGGCCGGTGTCGTGATGAACATCCTGTTCGCCATCGCCGTTTTCTGGGCCATCCCGATGTTCAATGGCCGCGAGGAACATGTCGTCAGCAGATTGTCGTACGTCGAACCCGGCTCCGTCGCGCAACGGGCTGGCCTCCAGGCAGGGGACCAGATCGTACGCGTGGACGGGAAGTCCGTATCGACCTGGGAGGAGATCGGAGAGTCCTTCGGGCTGATCGCCTCTACGGGGCTGTCCGGTTCCACCGGAGATCACGTCGTCGATATCCGCCGCGGCAGCGAAGAGCGTGCCGTGCGCATTCCGGGGCGTGATGTCGTGCGAGCGATGGCCGCGGGTCAGGGGCTGGGCATGAATCCGGAAGGAATGCGCGTCAGCCTGGCCGGTGTCGTGACGCTGGCGCCTGCCGGCAAGGCGGGACTGCAGGCGGGCGACATCATCCTCGCCGCCGATTCCATGGCCGTACGCACGACGCCGCAACTCCAGAAGTACGTTCGTGCCCATGCAGGCCGTAGCCTCGTCCTGCACGTCGAACGGAAGGGCACCACGTTGCCCGTGCCGCTGACGGTGAGCGAGGACAGTACGATCGGTGTCGAACTCGCACAGAGTTACGTCGGAGAAACCCGCACGACGACCTACGGTCCGTTGACGTCGCTGTCGATGGCCATCGGCGAAGTCGGGGGCACGATCAGCATGATCGGCGCTTCCGTTACCCACGTATTCCGTGGCGACGTGAGCGTCAAGCAGAGCTTCGGCGGCCCTATCCGGATCGCACAGATGGCATCGCGCAGCAGTGAGCTCGGAGCCGAAGCCTTCTTCCGCTTCATGGCCCTGATCTCCATCTCCCTTGCCGTCATGAACCTGCTTCCTCTCCCGGGGCTCGACGGTGGACACCTCGTCTTCGTCGGCATCGAGTCCATCATCCGTCGTGAGATACCGACGAACGTCAAGATGCGTTTTCAGCAGGTCGGTGTGGCGTTGCTGCTTGGACTGATGGTATTCGTAATCTATCTCGACATCACACGATGA
- a CDS encoding 5'/3'-nucleotidase SurE: MTRRILVTNDDGIDSPGIFALVQSMRRLGDVVVVAPDRQQSAVGHALTVASPLRATPFYRDGMMFGYAINGTPADCVKLAISTLLPEPPDIVVSGINHGSNTSVNAIYSGTVSAATEGTLMGVPSMAVSQTSWDMHADCSLAADVAHTVAGKLVEAGLPKGTLLNVNVPSIDRSEFKGIKVTRQGRSVWNDHYERRLDPHGREYFWLTGDFVQLEPVEGADDIAVGEGYAAITPLHYELTNFAVLDHLRDYFA, from the coding sequence ATGACACGACGCATTCTCGTAACGAACGACGACGGAATAGACTCGCCGGGAATCTTCGCTCTCGTGCAGAGCATGCGCAGGCTGGGCGACGTCGTCGTCGTGGCTCCCGATCGTCAGCAGAGTGCGGTAGGCCATGCCCTCACCGTCGCGAGTCCATTGCGCGCCACGCCGTTCTATCGCGACGGAATGATGTTCGGCTACGCCATCAACGGTACGCCGGCCGATTGCGTGAAGCTGGCTATCAGTACGTTGCTGCCCGAGCCGCCGGACATCGTGGTCAGTGGCATCAATCACGGGAGCAATACGAGCGTCAACGCCATCTACTCCGGAACGGTCAGCGCCGCAACGGAGGGAACGCTGATGGGTGTACCAAGCATGGCGGTATCCCAGACCTCATGGGACATGCATGCGGATTGCTCGCTGGCAGCCGACGTCGCCCATACGGTAGCGGGAAAGCTGGTCGAGGCGGGTCTGCCGAAAGGAACACTGCTCAACGTCAACGTCCCCTCCATCGACAGAAGCGAGTTCAAGGGAATCAAGGTCACACGGCAGGGACGAAGCGTCTGGAACGATCACTATGAACGGCGACTCGATCCTCACGGCCGTGAATACTTCTGGCTCACTGGCGACTTCGTCCAGCTCGAGCCCGTCGAAGGGGCGGACGACATCGCCGTCGGCGAAGGCTATGCCGCCATCACACCATTGCATTACGAGCTCACGAACTTCGCCGTGCTCGATCATCTGCGCGACTACTTCGCGTAA
- a CDS encoding asparagine synthase (glutamine-hydrolyzing) — translation MCGIIGLVDPQQSQHDATRIGLAMLDVTSHRGPDHRGIWCTPPVVLGHNRLSIIDLSSASNQPMTYGDLTITYNGEVYNYIELRQELESDGFVFTTSGDTEVILAAYRRWGHTCVERFIGMWAFAIWDDASKELFCSRDRFGIKPFHYIERDGRLYFASEIKGLKGTPLFRGGLNEAQIARGLYLGWMHHHEETYFNDIKALPASHNLIWQNGRIRIVRYADVDTYTTDEGSFEEHAAGFRDLFMDSVRLTARRDVPMGVCLSGGLDSTSIVSTLASSTDEHRIKTFTAYYTNKGEVDERPYIDHVLKAYPQIEAHYISPDADDIAAAIDRITWIMDAPMPSSSYVSQYFVMQLASQQGVKVVLDGQGSDEIMGGYMHSMYRIIADHLRGGHIGEALADLNAHGSRQGYPAGKRIDILGKSVLSAVRDEPSMYALEFRKVYPWILRQSADDVPLRLELPAGSKLNGFLYNLLRVTLLPTLLHTEDINAMAFSIESRVPFLDHRLVQYCFSLPNDHKVHRGETKRVLRAGMRGIVPDAVLDRKDKTGFTTPGHITWLRGPLAYLLEGGWEEMNDVVDHKALMQIIDQYRRGENRHALFVWRLAMLRAFLRTA, via the coding sequence ATGTGCGGCATCATCGGTCTTGTCGATCCACAACAATCCCAACACGATGCGACGCGGATCGGCCTGGCCATGCTCGACGTCACATCGCACCGCGGTCCGGATCACCGGGGAATATGGTGCACGCCGCCCGTCGTGCTGGGGCACAACCGCCTGAGCATCATCGACCTCTCCAGTGCCTCGAACCAGCCGATGACGTATGGCGATCTGACGATCACCTACAACGGTGAAGTGTACAACTACATCGAGCTGCGGCAGGAGCTCGAGAGCGACGGCTTCGTCTTCACCACATCGGGAGATACGGAAGTCATTCTGGCCGCCTACCGGCGGTGGGGGCACACCTGCGTGGAACGCTTCATCGGCATGTGGGCCTTCGCCATATGGGACGATGCATCGAAGGAGCTTTTCTGCTCACGCGATCGTTTCGGCATCAAGCCGTTCCACTACATCGAACGTGACGGACGCCTCTACTTCGCCAGCGAGATCAAGGGATTGAAAGGCACTCCGCTCTTCCGCGGCGGCCTCAACGAAGCACAGATCGCACGCGGACTCTATCTCGGATGGATGCATCATCACGAAGAGACCTACTTCAACGACATCAAGGCACTGCCCGCTTCGCACAACCTCATATGGCAGAACGGACGAATCCGGATCGTGAGGTATGCCGACGTCGACACCTATACGACCGACGAAGGATCGTTCGAGGAACATGCGGCCGGCTTCCGTGACCTGTTCATGGATTCCGTGCGCCTTACGGCTCGTCGCGACGTTCCGATGGGCGTCTGCCTGAGCGGCGGCCTCGACAGCACGAGCATCGTCAGCACGCTTGCCAGCAGCACGGACGAGCACAGGATCAAGACCTTCACGGCCTACTACACGAACAAGGGCGAAGTGGACGAACGCCCCTACATCGATCATGTGCTGAAGGCCTATCCGCAGATCGAGGCCCACTACATCTCTCCCGACGCCGACGACATCGCAGCGGCCATCGACCGCATCACGTGGATCATGGATGCACCGATGCCGTCGTCTTCCTACGTGTCGCAGTACTTCGTCATGCAACTGGCATCGCAGCAGGGGGTCAAGGTCGTGCTCGACGGTCAGGGTTCGGACGAGATCATGGGCGGGTATATGCATTCGATGTACAGGATCATCGCCGACCATCTTCGTGGCGGACACATCGGCGAAGCTCTGGCCGATCTGAATGCCCACGGATCACGCCAGGGATACCCGGCAGGAAAGCGCATCGACATTCTCGGCAAGAGCGTGCTGTCGGCAGTGCGCGACGAGCCCTCCATGTATGCCCTCGAATTCCGCAAGGTATATCCCTGGATCCTCAGGCAATCGGCCGACGACGTCCCCTTGCGTCTGGAACTGCCCGCAGGTTCGAAGCTGAACGGCTTCCTCTACAACCTGCTCCGCGTGACGCTGCTCCCCACGCTCCTGCATACGGAAGACATCAACGCGATGGCCTTCTCGATCGAGTCGCGCGTCCCCTTCCTCGATCATCGCCTGGTCCAGTACTGCTTCTCCCTGCCGAACGATCACAAGGTCCATCGTGGCGAGACGAAGCGCGTCCTGCGTGCCGGCATGCGCGGCATCGTACCGGATGCGGTGCTGGATCGCAAGGACAAGACGGGATTCACGACACCGGGTCACATCACCTGGCTCCGCGGTCCGTTGGCCTATCTGCTGGAGGGCGGGTGGGAGGAAATGAACGACGTCGTCGACCACAAGGCCCTGATGCAGATCATCGATCAGTATCGTCGTGGCGAGAACCGCCACGCTCTGTTCGTCTGGCGTCTCGCCATGCTCCGTGCCTTCCTGCGCACGGCATAG
- a CDS encoding 1,2-phenylacetyl-CoA epoxidase subunit A codes for MYGNLSMVEAPTAEQLDEDAGKLAEFEERIARGEKIEPHDWMPKEYRRQLVRMIEQHAHSEIIGALPEGTWITRAPGFKRKLALMAKVQDEVGHAQLLYSAAETLGKPREKMIDDLLNGKSKYSNVFNYPAMTWADTAVIAWLIDAAAIINQVANSKGSYAPYCRALERICQEESFHLKYGYDNVVTLATGTPKQREMVQAALNRWWRPIMHFFGPPDTMSQHTEKLMKWKVKMATNDDMRQQFFNQYVPKIWELGLTVPDPELKKDPVTGIWAYGDPDWDEFKRVINGDGPCNKERLAVRRMSEEQGEWVRRALAKPNQKYVVPLS; via the coding sequence ATGTACGGTAATCTGAGCATGGTCGAAGCTCCCACGGCGGAGCAGCTCGACGAGGATGCCGGGAAGCTGGCCGAATTCGAGGAACGCATCGCACGCGGAGAGAAGATCGAACCGCATGACTGGATGCCGAAGGAATACCGGCGTCAGCTCGTCCGCATGATCGAACAGCATGCCCATTCCGAAATCATCGGTGCCCTGCCCGAAGGAACATGGATCACCCGTGCACCGGGCTTCAAGCGGAAGCTGGCCCTCATGGCGAAGGTCCAGGATGAAGTGGGCCATGCCCAGCTTCTCTACAGCGCTGCCGAGACGCTCGGCAAGCCGCGCGAGAAGATGATCGACGATCTCCTCAACGGAAAGTCGAAATATTCGAACGTCTTCAACTATCCTGCGATGACGTGGGCCGATACGGCCGTGATCGCATGGCTCATCGACGCCGCCGCCATCATCAACCAGGTGGCGAATTCGAAGGGCTCCTATGCACCGTACTGCCGTGCGCTCGAACGCATCTGCCAGGAGGAATCCTTCCACCTGAAGTACGGTTACGATAACGTCGTGACGCTCGCGACCGGAACGCCGAAGCAGCGCGAGATGGTGCAGGCCGCCCTGAACCGCTGGTGGCGTCCGATCATGCACTTCTTCGGTCCGCCCGACACCATGAGCCAGCATACGGAGAAGCTCATGAAGTGGAAGGTCAAGATGGCCACCAACGACGATATGCGTCAGCAGTTCTTCAACCAGTACGTACCGAAGATCTGGGAACTGGGGCTCACCGTGCCCGATCCCGAGCTGAAGAAGGATCCCGTCACGGGTATCTGGGCCTACGGGGATCCGGACTGGGACGAGTTCAAGCGTGTGATCAACGGCGACGGCCCGTGCAACAAGGAACGTCTTGCCGTGCGTCGCATGAGCGAGGAACAGGGTGAATGGGTGCGCCGCGCCCTCGCCAAGCCGAATCAGAAATACGTCGTGCCGTTGTCCTAA
- a CDS encoding nucleoside triphosphate pyrophosphohydrolase translates to MRPIPHPADPSDTLQYFAAFVELVRILRADCPWDMKQTHESISHLLIEEAYETLEAISSGNDKEFSKELGDLLLHVVMHGVMAEQRGAFSLRDVIHNEFTKLVNRHPHVFGDEVAENEAKVLENWEKLKMNEGRTSILDGVPKSLPAALRAQRVQDKAANVGFDWHDRRDVWAKVDEELQELKVEIDADDKGGVKREFGDVLFALVNAARHEGIIAEDSLHMTINTFMRRFQHIEARAREHNRALTDMNLEEMDRYWDEAKRAEK, encoded by the coding sequence ATGCGTCCCATTCCGCATCCTGCCGATCCGTCGGATACGCTTCAGTATTTCGCGGCCTTCGTGGAGCTCGTACGGATCCTGCGTGCGGACTGTCCGTGGGACATGAAACAGACGCACGAGTCCATCTCCCATCTCCTGATAGAAGAAGCCTACGAAACGCTGGAAGCCATCTCTTCCGGCAACGACAAGGAATTCTCGAAGGAGCTCGGAGATCTCCTCCTGCACGTCGTCATGCATGGCGTGATGGCCGAGCAGCGCGGTGCCTTCTCGCTGAGGGACGTGATCCATAACGAATTCACCAAGCTCGTGAATCGTCATCCCCACGTTTTCGGCGACGAAGTGGCCGAGAACGAGGCCAAGGTGCTGGAGAACTGGGAAAAGCTCAAGATGAACGAAGGTCGTACGTCGATCCTCGACGGTGTGCCGAAGTCCCTGCCAGCGGCCCTGCGCGCCCAGCGCGTACAGGACAAGGCGGCCAACGTGGGCTTCGACTGGCACGATCGCAGGGACGTATGGGCGAAGGTCGACGAAGAACTGCAGGAGCTGAAGGTCGAGATCGATGCGGACGACAAGGGCGGTGTGAAGCGTGAGTTCGGTGACGTCCTGTTCGCCCTCGTCAATGCGGCGCGTCATGAAGGCATTATCGCCGAGGATTCGCTGCACATGACCATCAATACCTTCATGCGCCGTTTTCAACATATCGAAGCGCGTGCGCGCGAACACAACAGAGCCCTGACCGACATGAATCTGGAAGAGATGGATCGGTACTGGGATGAGGCCAAAAGAGCTGAGAAATGA